One window from the genome of Chroococcidiopsis sp. TS-821 encodes:
- a CDS encoding adenosine deaminase, with the protein MDTFLQQIPKAELHIHIEGSLEPEMMFALAKRNGIELPYKSVQEVRDAYNFQNLQSFLDLYYAGMSVLQTQQDFYDLTWAYLQKAAAENVRHTEIFFDPQAHTSRKIEFATVHAGIYQALQDAKEKLGVSSYLILCFLRHLSAESAMATLEQALPYKDTIVAVGLDSSEMGNPPSKFQQVFDRAREAGFYTVAHAGEEGPPEYIWEAIQLLNVSRIDHGVRCIEDSQLVKYLIEQQIPLTVCPLSNIKLCVFDAMEKHNIKQLLHMGLCVTVNSDDPAYFGGYVAENLQQIQQALGLSKADIYQMMKNSFQATFLSSEDKQARIAELDRFMAVSGV; encoded by the coding sequence ATGGATACTTTTTTACAACAGATTCCCAAAGCTGAATTGCATATTCATATTGAAGGTTCTCTCGAACCAGAAATGATGTTTGCCTTAGCAAAGCGTAATGGAATTGAACTTCCATACAAATCTGTTCAAGAAGTCCGCGATGCGTATAACTTTCAAAATTTACAGTCGTTTCTCGATCTGTATTATGCAGGGATGAGCGTGTTGCAGACACAACAAGACTTTTATGATTTGACTTGGGCATATCTGCAAAAAGCAGCTGCGGAAAATGTACGGCACACTGAAATATTTTTTGACCCGCAAGCGCATACTTCTCGCAAAATTGAGTTTGCAACGGTTCACGCAGGTATTTATCAAGCGTTGCAAGATGCTAAAGAAAAACTTGGTGTCTCTTCTTATCTCATTTTGTGTTTCTTGCGACACTTGAGTGCAGAATCAGCAATGGCAACTCTCGAACAAGCATTGCCTTATAAAGATACGATTGTTGCTGTGGGCTTAGATTCATCCGAGATGGGTAACCCACCATCGAAGTTTCAGCAAGTGTTTGACCGCGCGCGCGAAGCTGGATTTTACACCGTAGCACACGCAGGGGAAGAAGGACCACCCGAATATATCTGGGAGGCGATTCAGTTATTAAATGTGTCGCGTATCGATCATGGCGTACGCTGCATTGAAGATAGCCAGTTAGTGAAATATTTGATTGAACAACAAATTCCACTTACGGTTTGTCCGCTGTCGAATATCAAACTGTGCGTGTTTGATGCAATGGAAAAGCATAATATCAAACAACTATTGCATATGGGATTGTGCGTCACAGTAAATTCGGACGATCCTGCTTATTTTGGTGGTTATGTCGCTGAGAATTTACAGCAAATTCAGCAAGCTTTGGGTTTAAGCAAAGCGGATATCTATCAAATGATGAAGAATTCGTTTCAAGCTACGTTTTTGAGTTCTGAAGACAAACAGGCGCGAATTGCAGAATTAGATCGTTTTATGGCGGTATCTGGCGTTTAG
- a CDS encoding rhodanese-like domain-containing protein, which translates to MALVLEQINVEGLAQLSYLVGDDKAGVAVVIDPRRDVDVYLQRARELGVRLIGSVETHIHADFVSGSHELKARVDVPIYGGKSDDYQFELHQMQEGDEIHIGSVTLRALHTPGHTPEHISLLIYDSKQGKEPFGLFTGDTLFNLDVGRPDLLGGGTEKKLAAQLYHTLFDKMLPLGDRIEIYPCHGAGSSCGKSIGDRRQSTIGNERIFNPAFQERSETEFVEWIMSEMPEPPRHYARLKKVNAKGAPIMGCPPVLQPLTPSEFQQKMADENTVVIDTRSILAFGGGHIPGAINIALRPEFPNWVGWMIDPEKPLLVVVESERDVKLVTEQLFRIGYDNLAGYLHDGMTSWQNAGLPLERVHEWTVHELNQHKQDPSVTVLDVRGDDEYQHGFVPGAKHIFVAHLEEHLDQLDRSQKIATYCGSGYRASIAASLLKKHGFEQVINVPGSWIAWKGADLPIEKPEANAVTA; encoded by the coding sequence ATGGCACTTGTCTTAGAACAAATTAATGTCGAAGGTTTGGCACAATTATCGTATCTTGTAGGCGACGACAAAGCAGGAGTGGCAGTTGTAATTGACCCTCGTCGAGATGTTGATGTCTATCTACAACGAGCGAGAGAACTAGGCGTGCGATTAATTGGTAGTGTAGAAACGCATATTCATGCTGACTTTGTCTCTGGTTCTCACGAACTCAAAGCCCGTGTAGATGTGCCTATTTACGGTGGCAAAAGTGATGACTATCAGTTTGAACTTCATCAGATGCAAGAGGGTGACGAAATTCACATTGGCAGCGTAACGCTGCGCGCTTTGCACACGCCAGGTCATACCCCTGAACACATCTCACTTCTGATTTATGACTCAAAACAAGGTAAAGAACCATTTGGGCTATTTACAGGGGACACATTATTTAACTTGGATGTTGGTCGTCCTGATTTATTAGGGGGTGGAACGGAAAAGAAACTGGCAGCACAGCTTTATCACACGCTGTTCGACAAGATGTTACCTTTAGGCGATCGCATTGAGATTTATCCTTGTCACGGTGCTGGTTCCTCCTGTGGAAAATCTATTGGCGATCGCAGACAAAGTACCATTGGTAACGAGCGAATTTTCAATCCAGCATTTCAAGAACGCTCAGAAACCGAATTTGTGGAATGGATTATGAGCGAAATGCCAGAACCCCCACGTCATTATGCGCGGCTCAAAAAAGTCAACGCTAAGGGCGCACCAATTATGGGCTGTCCTCCGGTACTGCAACCACTGACGCCCAGCGAATTTCAACAGAAAATGGCAGATGAAAATACAGTGGTCATTGATACCCGCTCTATACTAGCCTTTGGCGGAGGACATATTCCTGGTGCTATCAACATCGCCTTACGTCCAGAGTTTCCCAACTGGGTAGGCTGGATGATCGATCCAGAAAAACCGTTGTTAGTTGTAGTAGAAAGCGAACGAGATGTCAAACTAGTTACAGAGCAACTTTTCCGCATCGGCTACGACAATTTAGCAGGCTATTTGCACGACGGAATGACCAGTTGGCAAAATGCCGGACTACCCTTAGAAAGAGTGCATGAATGGACAGTACATGAATTGAATCAACATAAACAAGATCCATCAGTCACTGTACTCGATGTCCGTGGCGATGACGAATATCAACACGGATTTGTCCCAGGAGCCAAACATATTTTTGTCGCTCATTTAGAAGAACATTTAGATCAACTTGACCGCAGTCAAAAAATTGCAACTTACTGCGGTAGTGGCTATCGAGCCTCAATTGCTGCAAGTCTGTTGAAAAAGCATGGATTTGAGCAGGTAATTAACGTTCCTGGCTCCTGGATTGCTTGGAAAGGTGCAGATTTACCAATTGAAAAACCAGAAGCAAACGCCGTAACAGCGTAA
- a CDS encoding GNAT family N-acetyltransferase produces MKAIAIETHRLILRELTLDDVEYLARIYADPVVMKYYPKLITREETKYQIARMINGYQQRGWGLWATIHKADRKFIGRCGLIPQLVEGIPEIEIGYMLAKEYWGQGLATEAACAIRDYGFRLGCDRLISLIAPKHIASQKVALKTGLCYEKDAIFRGRTAQVYAIARPTNSK; encoded by the coding sequence ATGAAAGCGATCGCCATTGAAACCCACCGTTTAATTTTGCGCGAACTCACGCTAGACGACGTGGAATATTTGGCACGAATTTATGCCGATCCGGTGGTGATGAAATACTACCCTAAATTAATCACTAGAGAAGAAACAAAATACCAGATCGCCAGAATGATCAACGGCTATCAACAACGAGGTTGGGGTTTGTGGGCGACAATTCACAAAGCCGATCGCAAATTTATCGGGCGTTGTGGGTTGATACCGCAATTAGTCGAAGGAATTCCCGAAATTGAAATTGGCTATATGCTGGCGAAAGAATATTGGGGACAAGGTTTAGCAACAGAAGCCGCTTGTGCTATTCGCGATTATGGTTTCAGGCTGGGGTGCGATCGCCTCATCTCTCTAATCGCTCCTAAACACATCGCATCACAAAAAGTGGCGCTCAAAACAGGATTGTGCTATGAAAAAGACGCAATTTTTCGGGGTAGAACCGCACAGGTTTATGCGATCGCTCGACCAACAAATTCTAAGTAA
- a CDS encoding creatininase family protein, translated as MLLHLSTWLEVEAYLEKSQGIILPIGSTEQHGPTGLIGTDAICAEAIAHGVGDTTGALVSPTINVGMALHHTAFPGTISLRPSTMILVIRDYITCLAKAGFTKFFFINGHGGNIATLKAAFAETYTYLAEIGVNNADQVQCQVGNWFMCSSVYQLAKELYGDREGSHATPSEVAVTQYVYPESIKHAPLSAEVGKGHPIYGPVNFRQHYPDGRMGSDPALATPEHGKQLYDLAVKELSNNYLEFVGRAIA; from the coding sequence ATGCTACTGCATTTGAGTACCTGGCTGGAAGTCGAAGCTTACTTAGAAAAATCTCAAGGTATTATTCTCCCAATTGGTTCTACTGAACAGCATGGACCAACGGGGTTAATTGGTACAGATGCGATTTGTGCAGAAGCGATCGCACATGGTGTTGGTGACACGACTGGCGCACTCGTTAGCCCGACAATTAATGTCGGTATGGCACTGCATCACACCGCGTTTCCTGGTACGATTAGTCTGCGCCCTAGCACGATGATTTTAGTTATCCGCGACTATATTACGTGTTTAGCAAAAGCAGGATTTACCAAGTTTTTCTTTATCAACGGTCATGGTGGTAATATTGCTACACTTAAAGCTGCGTTTGCCGAAACGTATACTTATCTTGCAGAAATTGGTGTGAATAACGCCGATCAAGTTCAGTGTCAAGTTGGTAACTGGTTTATGTGCAGTTCGGTGTATCAGTTAGCAAAAGAATTGTACGGCGATCGCGAAGGTTCGCACGCGACTCCTAGTGAAGTTGCGGTGACGCAATACGTTTATCCTGAATCGATCAAACACGCGCCTTTATCTGCTGAAGTTGGTAAAGGACATCCGATATATGGTCCTGTTAACTTTCGCCAGCATTATCCTGATGGGCGCATGGGTTCTGATCCGGCGTTAGCGACACCCGAACATGGTAAGCAGTTGTATGACTTGGCGGTGAAAGAGTTGAGTAACAATTACTTAGAATTTGTTGGTCGAGCGATCGCATAA
- a CDS encoding beta-lactamase hydrolase domain-containing protein, whose product MNNVKQINDSISVAMGQPTPEDLRQAAEEGYKSVLNLRALQEEGALSDEQQHAEAAGLQYVNLPVRPDALSQEQADRIMEQIDQLPKPLLTHCKSGLRSGAMALMYVATREGLSAEAAMEKGKQMGFDCDASPQMKEFFKQYVSTRSSGSSTSQ is encoded by the coding sequence ATGAATAACGTAAAACAAATTAACGACAGCATTTCTGTTGCTATGGGACAACCAACACCGGAGGATCTGCGACAGGCGGCTGAGGAAGGATATAAGTCTGTGTTGAACTTAAGAGCGCTGCAAGAAGAAGGTGCTTTGAGTGATGAGCAACAACACGCGGAAGCCGCAGGACTGCAATATGTAAATCTTCCTGTACGTCCAGATGCTCTAAGTCAGGAACAAGCGGATCGCATTATGGAACAAATTGACCAGTTGCCAAAGCCGCTCTTAACCCACTGTAAAAGCGGACTGCGCTCTGGTGCAATGGCTCTAATGTATGTTGCCACTCGCGAAGGTTTAAGTGCAGAGGCGGCAATGGAAAAAGGAAAGCAGATGGGGTTTGATTGCGATGCCAGTCCTCAAATGAAGGAGTTTTTTAAACAATACGTTTCTACTCGTTCTAGTGGTAGCAGTACTTCGCAATAG
- the ppk2 gene encoding polyphosphate kinase 2: MTSKKNNQAQDADDATKKKLKKKVYEKELAQLQVELVKLQYWVKHQGLRVGIIFEGRDAAGKGGTIKRIVDCLNPRGCRVVALGTPSDHEKTQWYFQRYVPHLPGGGEIVLFDRSWYNRAGVERVMGFCTEEQYEEFLFSCPQFERMLVRSGMILLKYWFSISDEEQERRFQSRASDPARRWKLSPMDIESRDRWVEYSKAKDVMFAHTNIPEAPWFTVEADDKKRARLNCISHILSKIQYQDIVPEPMELPPRQPSGNYVRPPKNEQFFVPEVY, translated from the coding sequence ATGACATCTAAAAAAAATAACCAAGCTCAAGATGCCGATGATGCAACCAAGAAAAAATTAAAAAAGAAAGTATACGAAAAAGAATTAGCTCAACTACAAGTTGAATTGGTCAAATTACAGTATTGGGTCAAGCATCAGGGTTTGCGTGTCGGTATAATTTTTGAAGGGCGTGACGCAGCAGGTAAAGGCGGCACAATCAAACGCATTGTTGATTGTTTAAATCCGCGTGGTTGTCGAGTAGTTGCATTAGGGACACCATCAGACCACGAGAAAACGCAATGGTATTTTCAGCGGTATGTCCCGCACCTACCTGGTGGTGGAGAAATTGTGCTATTCGATCGCAGTTGGTACAATCGCGCTGGCGTTGAGCGCGTCATGGGTTTTTGTACTGAAGAACAATATGAGGAATTTTTGTTTTCCTGTCCGCAATTTGAGCGGATGTTAGTGCGATCGGGCATGATATTACTCAAATACTGGTTTTCGATTAGCGATGAAGAACAAGAACGTCGCTTTCAATCACGCGCTAGCGATCCAGCGAGGCGCTGGAAACTTAGCCCAATGGATATCGAATCGCGCGATCGCTGGGTAGAATACTCCAAAGCCAAAGACGTGATGTTTGCGCATACTAATATTCCTGAAGCACCATGGTTTACCGTAGAAGCCGACGACAAAAAACGCGCGCGTCTCAATTGCATTAGCCACATCCTCAGCAAAATTCAGTATCAAGATATAGTTCCTGAACCAATGGAATTACCGCCAAGACAGCCTAGTGGTAACTATGTTCGCCCTCCCAAGAACGAGCAATTTTTTGTGCCAGAAGTGTATTAG
- a CDS encoding NAD-binding protein, which translates to MLPSSGSTKTRSLPPQLTRFLVCGLGSLGQHCVAVLKDYGVAVSAIDLVLPQNWEIPELPSLLDDLVVGDCRQTNILEQVKIHECRSVLLVTNDERGNTEAAFAARLLNPHIRLILRSDKQNLNQLLSENLGNFVAFEPSQLSAAAFALAALGDQTLGYFNLEGQLLRVVKYQIKPGDRWCDRWLVYGLNTRNRRVLSHTTNSSQLPKQFYEWEPEAKVSAGDTLVYIEVAQLSSTAQPVRTHSAKQHKAIPRALGRHLQQQLSQFWQWMYQYQTHRVAVICGATVLTLLICGTLLFRWEYSIDWQAAFNATATLLLGGYGDLFGDIRPETPLSLGLQVFSLILALAGTAFIGVLYALLIEMLLTSRFHFRSRPPLPQQDHIVVIGLGRLSQRVATLLQEFKQAIVGISHAELDSGILPQMPLVVDNIASALTKVHLENAKSAIVITEDDLENLEVGLMIHAVNPQLGVVIHCYDQHFSDRVARLFPYAKVLCASALSAEVFAAAAFGENVLSLFHFNNTTVLVTEYIIEAGDTLNGLILSEVAYGYGVVPILYHHKHESAKLMPAYETRLYVGDRLVVLATSHSLQRIERGELAPRQWQIRVEKALYQDAIFDGANAIALISGCSLAIARQLMNNLPATLPQPLYYHQAQHLVRELSKVQVNAHLIQIVNNI; encoded by the coding sequence ATGTTGCCATCATCGGGAAGTACGAAGACGAGATCGCTACCGCCGCAATTGACGCGCTTTTTAGTTTGCGGGCTTGGTAGTTTAGGACAACACTGTGTTGCAGTTTTAAAAGATTATGGTGTTGCCGTCAGTGCGATTGATTTAGTATTGCCGCAAAATTGGGAAATTCCTGAGTTACCAAGTTTATTAGATGATTTAGTAGTTGGCGACTGTCGTCAAACGAATATTCTAGAACAAGTCAAAATTCACGAATGTCGTTCAGTTCTTTTAGTAACAAACGATGAGCGGGGAAATACGGAAGCAGCCTTTGCCGCCCGACTGTTGAATCCACACATTCGGTTAATTTTGCGGTCTGACAAACAAAATCTCAATCAACTTTTGAGTGAAAATCTCGGTAATTTTGTGGCATTCGAGCCGAGTCAGCTATCAGCCGCCGCATTTGCTTTAGCTGCTTTAGGCGATCAAACGTTGGGTTATTTTAACTTAGAAGGACAATTACTGCGAGTTGTCAAGTATCAAATTAAACCAGGAGATCGCTGGTGCGATCGCTGGCTGGTATACGGCTTAAATACTCGCAATCGTCGCGTCTTGAGTCATACAACCAATTCTTCACAATTACCGAAACAATTTTATGAATGGGAACCAGAAGCAAAGGTCAGCGCAGGCGATACGCTAGTGTACATCGAAGTTGCCCAGTTAAGCAGTACCGCGCAGCCAGTCAGAACGCATTCTGCTAAGCAACATAAAGCTATACCTCGCGCTTTAGGGCGTCATCTTCAGCAACAACTCAGCCAATTTTGGCAATGGATGTATCAATATCAAACGCATCGGGTAGCAGTGATTTGCGGTGCGACAGTATTGACGTTATTAATTTGCGGTACACTTTTGTTTCGCTGGGAATATTCAATTGACTGGCAAGCCGCTTTCAACGCCACAGCAACGTTATTATTGGGCGGCTATGGCGATTTGTTTGGTGATATTAGACCAGAAACTCCGCTATCTTTGGGGTTGCAAGTTTTTAGTTTAATACTCGCGCTAGCAGGTACAGCATTTATCGGCGTACTTTATGCCTTACTCATTGAGATGCTGTTAACTTCGCGGTTTCACTTTAGAAGTCGCCCGCCGCTACCACAACAAGATCACATTGTTGTGATTGGATTAGGTAGGTTGAGTCAACGCGTCGCGACATTGTTGCAAGAATTCAAGCAAGCGATTGTCGGAATTAGTCACGCAGAGTTAGATTCTGGAATATTACCGCAAATGCCGCTAGTCGTAGACAATATCGCGAGTGCACTTACCAAAGTGCATCTTGAAAATGCGAAAAGTGCGATTGTAATTACCGAAGATGATTTAGAAAATCTGGAAGTTGGCTTGATGATTCATGCGGTGAATCCGCAGTTGGGCGTTGTTATTCACTGTTACGATCAGCATTTTAGCGATCGCGTCGCGCGGTTGTTTCCCTATGCAAAAGTATTGTGCGCTTCAGCATTATCGGCGGAAGTCTTTGCGGCGGCGGCGTTTGGCGAAAACGTCTTGAGTTTGTTTCACTTCAACAACACAACCGTACTCGTGACAGAATACATCATTGAAGCAGGAGATACTTTGAATGGTTTAATCTTGTCTGAAGTTGCTTACGGTTACGGTGTCGTTCCCATTTTGTATCACCACAAACATGAGTCAGCAAAATTAATGCCTGCGTACGAAACGCGACTTTATGTCGGCGATCGCTTAGTTGTGTTAGCGACAAGCCATAGTTTACAACGTATCGAACGCGGCGAGTTAGCCCCGCGACAGTGGCAAATCCGCGTTGAAAAGGCTTTGTATCAAGATGCAATTTTTGATGGTGCCAATGCGATCGCGCTTATTTCCGGTTGCAGTTTGGCGATCGCCCGCCAATTAATGAACAATTTACCTGCCACCTTACCACAACCTTTGTATTATCACCAAGCACAGCATTTAGTCCGCGAATTGAGCAAAGTTCAAGTTAATGCACATTTAATTCAAATTGTCAATAATATTTAA
- a CDS encoding Uma2 family endonuclease encodes MIQALPKNLSFAEYLTYEDGTDTVYELIYGELVAMAQPTGQHADIAEFLNDTFREYIKKRSLALVSKQGAIAIQIPPVEGKDIARIPDVCVVTAEQWQNMKTRSAAIALTEPPPLLVVEIVSTNWRDDYLKKLADYEALGIPEYWIVDYLALGAARYIGTPKLPTISVYQLSEGEYLVWQFRGAERIISATFPELMLTAEQVFAGG; translated from the coding sequence ATGATTCAAGCTTTACCTAAAAATCTCTCGTTTGCCGAATATTTAACATATGAAGACGGGACAGATACTGTTTACGAATTAATCTACGGAGAACTCGTTGCAATGGCGCAACCTACTGGTCAACACGCCGATATTGCGGAGTTTCTCAATGATACGTTTAGAGAATACATTAAAAAGCGATCGCTCGCATTAGTTTCTAAACAAGGCGCGATCGCCATTCAAATCCCGCCAGTTGAAGGTAAAGATATTGCCCGAATTCCTGATGTATGCGTAGTTACAGCCGAACAGTGGCAAAATATGAAAACGCGATCTGCGGCGATCGCCCTTACAGAACCGCCACCATTACTGGTTGTTGAAATTGTCAGCACTAATTGGCGTGACGATTATTTAAAGAAACTCGCAGACTACGAAGCATTGGGGATTCCTGAATACTGGATTGTAGATTATCTAGCTTTAGGGGCTGCGCGTTATATCGGTACTCCTAAACTCCCGACTATTTCGGTTTATCAGTTAAGTGAGGGTGAATACCTAGTATGGCAATTTCGCGGTGCAGAAAGAATAATTTCAGCTACATTCCCTGAATTGATGTTAACAGCCGAACAAGTATTTGCAGGAGGATAG
- a CDS encoding NCS2 family permease, producing MNSDIDQLETQNPSSPGGPQYTGWQAAIARYFKFGEYRTNFRIETLAGLTTFMTMAYILVVNPLILSDAIFLNQPRDLFAEQVFATAISAAVATLVMAFVAKYPFALAPGMGLNAFFAYSVVLTLNIDWRLALSAVFVEGLIFIALTLTNVRRQIIDAIPLSLKTATSVGIGLFIAYIGLSGNPETGGAGIIVGSEVTTTTLGSLQQPNTLLAIAGIFITTAFLVRRIKGALLWGILATALLGWILGNTPWPTGIVQFPTAPTDLIGQSFVGFSRLTAANFIDFVAVLLVFLFVDLFDTVGTLAGVSMKAGYIKEDGQLPRVNQALFADAVGTTFGAIVGTSTVTTYAESAAGVSEGGRTGFAAVITGILFVFAIFLVPIFEAIPAYATTPALVITGVLMMAGVLEIRWGDPAEAIPAFLTIFFIPLSYSIATGLSVGFITYPIAKTLQGKAHEVTIATWILAAIFIARFVFMTLRFGTAE from the coding sequence ATGAATAGCGATATCGATCAGTTAGAAACGCAGAACCCAAGTTCACCTGGAGGACCACAGTATACAGGTTGGCAAGCTGCGATCGCCCGCTACTTTAAATTTGGTGAATACAGAACAAACTTTCGCATCGAGACTTTAGCAGGGTTGACGACCTTCATGACGATGGCGTACATACTAGTCGTTAATCCGTTAATTTTATCGGATGCGATTTTCTTAAATCAACCACGCGATTTGTTTGCAGAACAAGTTTTTGCCACGGCGATATCCGCCGCAGTCGCCACCTTAGTAATGGCATTTGTAGCAAAATATCCTTTTGCACTAGCCCCAGGAATGGGTTTAAATGCCTTTTTTGCTTACTCGGTTGTTTTAACGTTAAATATTGACTGGCGCTTAGCACTATCTGCCGTATTTGTCGAAGGTTTAATTTTTATTGCACTCACCTTGACAAACGTGCGTCGACAAATCATCGATGCGATTCCACTATCACTCAAAACAGCGACTTCGGTAGGTATTGGGTTATTTATCGCCTACATTGGACTTTCAGGCAATCCAGAAACCGGAGGTGCAGGAATTATTGTTGGTAGTGAAGTCACAACAACAACATTAGGCAGTCTACAGCAACCAAACACGCTGCTTGCGATCGCAGGTATTTTTATCACAACCGCCTTCCTAGTACGCCGCATCAAAGGTGCATTACTTTGGGGAATCTTAGCAACTGCATTACTCGGCTGGATTTTGGGCAACACGCCTTGGCCTACAGGAATTGTACAGTTTCCTACCGCACCAACCGATTTAATTGGGCAAAGTTTTGTCGGTTTTTCGCGGTTAACCGCAGCGAACTTTATCGATTTTGTTGCGGTTCTACTCGTATTTCTATTTGTTGATCTATTCGATACCGTAGGTACGCTTGCTGGCGTGAGTATGAAAGCAGGATACATTAAAGAAGATGGACAACTACCACGAGTCAACCAAGCGCTATTTGCCGATGCGGTGGGAACGACTTTTGGGGCGATCGTTGGTACATCAACTGTCACAACTTATGCAGAATCAGCCGCAGGCGTTTCTGAAGGCGGGCGTACAGGTTTTGCAGCGGTGATTACAGGTATTTTGTTCGTTTTCGCAATCTTTCTTGTACCAATCTTTGAGGCTATTCCTGCGTACGCGACAACTCCTGCATTGGTGATTACAGGCGTTTTAATGATGGCAGGTGTTTTAGAAATTCGTTGGGGCGATCCTGCTGAAGCGATTCCTGCATTTTTGACAATTTTCTTTATTCCACTTTCCTACTCAATTGCAACAGGACTATCTGTAGGTTTTATCACGTATCCTATTGCTAAGACACTACAAGGTAAAGCTCATGAAGTAACTATCGCTACCTGGATTCTGGCAGCAATCTTTATCGCTAGATTTGTCTTTATGACATTACGCTTTGGAACCGCTGAGTAA